TCAGTGCAATTTTCGGGTTCGAAAATGCAGTTCGAACTTCGAAAACTTGGCATGCGATGAAATAAAACGTGTACATCGGTACATAAATTGCACTAAAATACATATATTTAGCATATATTAACTAGCACATAGTGTTGGGCTAAAGTGGACGTATTTGTTTGTATCTAAAACACAGGTTACACAGGTTAACTTGTACCGTTCCGTGGTATGTTTGggagtgtatttgtgtgtgtgtctgtgtaatTTTGTAGGTGTGTTTGTCTTTTTCAGGTTGAAACGTAATCTCTTCTGCTGTTTCCCTTTTGGTGTTGTATCATATGTGTACGGTTCTGCTGTCTGGTTCTGGTGGTCCCTCTGACATTGAGAATATGAAAATTGTTACAATTCATTTAGAAAGTGAAAGGTAGACAATAGAGTAAGTATAGTTTGGATAAGTTTTCATTTTAGATAGAAGCATAACCAAAGCATATAGCGTTTTGGTGGTAGCGGTGGTGAAGTGTGATAAAAGGTACTCCGCGTCGAAGTGTAATAGAAAAtgatatctctctctctctctttctctctattccTCTCTCTGTTTCAAAAGCTGAAAGAAATTGCAACTCGACGACTGATCATCGTGTAATGCGGTGCGAATGTGAGTAGCTTAGGAGAATGCTCTTGATATCGTGAAGATACGTATGTTGGACGCGCTACTATCCCAATGAAAGTGGCGCGATGGTGAAACCGTCTCTTCGTTAATGCGGAACTTTGCCGTTACTGTGAagagaaatgaaaataaataacaacttTCAGTGAACACGCCAGCGCTAACTCTACCACTTACTCAAAAGCTGCAGGAATTCGTTCAACGTGTCCTGGTTCCGTTCGGTACAAGCGAGCACGAACTTGCACCGATTGTGCGACAGACAGAAGATGTAGTTCAGCGTGGACAGCAGTGCCGGGAAGAGTGTATGATCGTACACAATGTCAGCCGCCACGATCACGTCCGGCTCGATCAGCTGGCTGAGATTGGATGCGCTGATGTATTGCCAGTCCAGATCCATCACACCCATCAGCGTATTACCACTGTCCAGCAGCAAGCTGACTAGCGGATTGTCACACTCTACCGGCGCAGCATTGGGGAAGTTCAGCCGAACGTTTTCCTTCAGCGCCGACAGCACCGACGAGTGGCAGTCCGACATCACTATGATCGATGGTTCGTAGCATTTCGCCAGATAGATGCCGGACAGGCCAACGCCGGACCCGAGCTCGAGGATGTTCCGTCCGTGGAAATCGTCCCGATTGTTCGATATGTGTTCACAGAGCGCTTTGGCCGCCTGCCAACTGCACAAACCCGTCGTTCCTTCCGATACGAACGCGCCCGACTCCTTCAGCGATATTACGCCCTGTCCGTGCGGCAGCTCGTAGTGCTTGTAGCTGAGCCCGATCGACGGATCATCCAGGGGCAGTTCCGTACCGGGCAAAAGCATCGCGCAATACTTCTCCATCAGCCGGTCGTGATGCTCCGTGTTCATGCTAGATAGCTGCGCGATGATGTACTTTAGAAAGGCGGCCTGATACTCGGCACTGAGTGGGTAGCACTGGACCAGCGGATGATCTACAGTAGCGTCCAGCAGTGCCGCCTGCTCGTCCCAGTTTAGTTCCTGTTCTAGCAAACCCTACACCACCATTGGATTCGCACACGGCAGCAAAATCAACAGCACAGTAAAACgtgaaagaaaattaaagaaatgataatgataatgacACTGCTACTGGGACGTAGCTCACTCACAACACGCAACTAACGTCGTGGTCACAACTCACATGCCAGCGGATCAAACGTATCGGAGTGCAGCAGAGAAACTGTTTGCTAACGAGCTTTAGCGGACTTTCGTCGATCTCGTCTGCGGGTTTAAGACCGTCATTCGGTTTCATTATTGCACCTTGCTCATTCGGTAGCACGGCATTCGCTTTTCCTTCCGGCACCGGTGGCACTTCCGCGCATCCGTCGACACGAGCGATTGTGTTGCTAGAGTTCCTTGagatattattaaaatcatacTGCACGTACGGGCCAACAAATAAATGCACACACCGTAGGGATTATCGATCAGACCCCGATGCCCGCAGAGACTGGGCGTCCAACTCGTGGCGTTGTTGTGAATTTTCCTGCGACAGAAAACAGTAAATACTCTTGCGGTTATTTTTACTTTCCTTCGCCTTCGTAAATAGCAaaaccacaataaaaaaaaacaacaaacaagcgATGGTATTTGGCTGGTGTCAAAATTAATGTTAATTAACGTACTCCCACCAATGATCTATTCCGTCGCCTTTCCGTGTAGAAGCTATTCTTCGGTaaaccttctttttttgtcgcttATTAATGACGAGACAACTCGTCACGCAACGAGCACACGAGATAGTTTATTACCGCCCGTGATGGCGGGGTGGTGCCAATTTGTCTTCCTTGCCATTTGTTTGGTCCACCCGTAATGACCCGTGCTCTCTTTGTCCTGCGGTGTGGTGATTCCGCTGCAGTTGTGCGCGCGCCCAAACTTTTTGCATTTGATTTTTCCTCGCCTTCCCCCACATtaatgtttctttgttttcgaTGATAACGATAATCTACACGGATCAACCACTCAGTGTGATAGCGGAATGGAGTCAACATATTTTACCATAAGCTGATGAAAATAGTTTTGATTAAAACATACCTCTCCGTTTATGCTACTCGAGGGAAGATGATTATTTTGTAcgtttcaataaaaataaaaacaagcttaTCGCGTGCGTTTGTTGTGATTTTGGGTTTGCTACTTGGGTAGAGAGCAGAATGTCAAATACACGCACAAAGGGATGCGCGCGGattcataaattattttttctaatACTCTTTTATTACATTAATGCTCCATTTCtatacatttattttcctgctattaattaattttcccttttttcaattaataggacaaaaatgtgtttatttcattccattttctacaaaacgattatttttaaaatgtcatTCCGCTGCAACAGCACAACCCACTGTTTTACACTCagattaaaaataaaccataCAGTTGCAGAAAACACCCACCGCGTTATGTCTCTCCAACCGTCAGCTATGAAAACCTACTGAGTGTAGCTGACTGTTGCTTCAAACGCTAGCGCCGTTACGTCAACACGCCATTCCAAATTGAACCGTCGTGCCGTGAGGTCACACTCATCGTCGGCTCTCgtctcaaaacaaacaaaccgtgATCGAATGTAAGTTTGTGGTGATGTGCCTGCGTGTTTCTGGAAGATTTTCATCAACCGTTTGCATATCcttagtgtttgtgtgtatgtgtgttagtgGGTGCGATTCTTAGTGGGATAATTACATACCGTAGCGAGTCAATGCCAGCGCCTTGGTAGAGCTGCTGCCCTCAGCTTTGGCCTTGCAGTTTCtcccatcgatcgatcgatccatCCAAGCCACCGGGGGCCACTGGACGCGGAGGACGATTTTCTCCACAAGTTTCTTATTGTTTTGGATACTTTCTGCTTTTCTTATTCGTTGACGTGTGGCAAGCAGTGTGTAGCGGCACTTTCTGATGCACACCCATtccgttctctttctcttccacAACCGTATGTGCGCCACGGTATGCTGTTTCTTCGTCTTTTAGCGTGCTGAATTTGTTTGCTGGCGTACGTATATGTGGCAAAAGTGATATGTTGTGCCCCACAGTGCAGTAATGTTATTTTGAATCCATCGAAATCCAGCTAGTAAAGAACATCCCCCCAAAACCCCATTCACTTACGAACGGTAAGTTtttgacacaaacacacagatacacataTCAACTaataatcacacacacacacacacacacacacacacacacacacacacacacacacacacacacacacacacacacacaacacacacacacaccacacacacacacacacacacacacacacacacacacacacacacacacacacacacacacacacacacacacacacacacacacactcttcaagcaattttttttttggatgatTCACCGCTGAAGACCAATGTTGGATGAACTTTTGGTAcgtgaaatttgatatttataagtaaataaaaaaaaaaacctggaaCATTGATCTAGTCATCAAAAAAGAGCCCGAGATCACGAAAGGTTTAATGGCGCTTAATTGACGATAAGTCAGGTTAAATGGCTAACTGTGCTAAAGCGGAATCGTGCCAATTTCAACTCCTCCCGGTAGGTCACACGAATTCAATTAAGATCGTGGCACGCCTCCGTTGCGATGGAAACGGCACAGAGGGCAGTGGAGGAATGGTGCTGCTGTGATGGCTTAATTGTGATAACATTAGAAAGAGTTTCATTGGACGTATCAGCATTCACTGTTGAtataaaatattgtaaaaataTTGCCAGTTTTGAACTATTTTTGACGTTTACAATTTATTTGTGCAAGCAACACAGATGTCCCTAAAGCAGCTCTCGATTATGCCCTTGTTACCGAAAACTGGAGGGTCATACGCATCAACGGTCACGCATACAGTGACGATCGAATGTTTGGGGATGATGCACCAGTTGGTCAGCTTCCTTCCGCTGTCCTCCTCCCTGCATCTCGGCCGTCTAAAACCCTTTGAAAACAGGTTCCCTGCTAGCGTGTTCTTTCCCTCGTCTCGatgtttcttttccatttcgtCGTTGCGATCCACCACTGGGCTGACCTTCGGGCATAGTGGTCATTTATAATTGTGATTAAAGCTGCCCACGCACCAGAAACGACTGGTGGCTGGTATTGTCGTGCATCTGCTACTTGCTTCTTTCAATATCGTTTGGAAACTCCAGTATTGTGTCCAACAGTCTCTAGAAATCTCAAAATCTCTGCAAGTAAACGTAACAACGTTGTAAGCTTTCTTGTTCAAAAACGTTCTTTTCAATCTGATTGTAGATTATCGGATATTGTAAATGCTTCGGCTTTGATTTAACGTGCCATACTTTTGTCTCCAATAGGaagataaaattaattatgaaAATGATGGTAGTTTGATTCCTATCGATGTTAAAAATGGCAAACGAGAGGCAACAAACCCCTCATTAGACGTTGTTGCCATTCCGCTGTCAATCTGGACCGAATCATTGAATGAAAGACAAGAAGGATTTCTACACACAATCAAAATAGAAATCATTATGCAAAAAAAGCCCAAACAGAAAACTGAAAGGTTTGCCCAATTCCTTGTAATCAACCCGTGCCCAAGACCGGTCAGGGCGAAGTGAAATCTCATTTCCGTTTTTGGACGTTCCCCTGACATTAGAACACGCAGGCGTAAATCGGGTAAAgcgtctgtatgtgtgtgtgtgtgtgtgattgtgtgggAATGTGTGAGAAATAGGATGAACTACGATCCTAACCGAACGGAAAGCATAGCACAGGAAGTAGCGGCATCTtaacttcattcatttcacGAAATCAAAATGAACAGATTAAAAGCCAAGAAAGCAACCAGAAAGGTTCAACACCACAGCAAGTCCAAAAAGCGCACACGGATTGGACGGACCTAGGCAAGCTCTCGCGGCGAAGACAGGTCAGGGAAGGACGCGGGCCACACCGACCCTTTGCCAACTGTTTCACCGTGGCGGCAGGTGCGACGAAAGCGACGACTTTCTACCGAACGGATATGGCGATCGTTGGGACGAAGCAGCAACCGGGCCAAGACGCGCTCAGCTTACTGACttgactttttcttttcttgctcTATGCTACTCCTTTGCTTCTTAAACCGAAACTTGGAATATGCTTTACGAGCGGCCAGACTGTGTGCTGCACAGCGAACCTCTGCCCTAAGGTGGAGCTGTGATTGATccattttgtgttgtttgttgttttgtttgtctatcttcgtatgtgtgtgtgtgtgtgtgtgtgtgtgtgtgtgtgtgtgtgtgtgtgtgtgtgtgtgtgtgtgtgtgtggtgtgtgtgtgtgtgtgtgtgtgtgtgtgtgtgtgtgtgtgtgtgtggtgtgtgtgtgtgtgtgtgtgtgtgtgtggtgtgtgtgtgtgtgtgttgtgtgtgtgtgtgtgtgtgtgtgtgtgtgtgtgtgtgtgtgtgtgtgtggtgtgtgtgtgtgtgtgtgtgtgtgtgtgtgtgtgtgtgtgtgtgtgtgtgtgtgtgtgtgtggtgtgtgtgtgtgtgtgtgtgtgtgtgtgtgtgtgtgtgtgtgtgtgtgtgtgtgtggtgtgtggtgtgtgtgtgtgtgtgtgtgtgtgtgtgtgtggtggtgtgtgtgtgtgtgtgtgtgtgtgtgtgtgtgtgtgtgtgtgtgtgtgtgtgtgtgtgtgtgtgtgtgtgtttgtcccgCTACTCACATCCCCCAAAATACTCACTCGTCCACTTTCGCCACAAGCTATAAAGGCAAGATCGTTTGTTCGAAAAGATCGCTCAAAAACTGATCTGTTCAACTGTTTTACTAAAAAATGCACTAGTTTTTAGAAGCGTTAAAGATTAACAAATAATGCAATCATACAGTTGAAGAGGAGAAACTGTAATGAGTGAATCACAATCCGAGCAGCCTGTACTTGACATTATCTCGTGCTTGTTAAGCGGAACACGAAATTCAGTGCGAACACTCGTTCTCACTACTTTTGCAAGTGGTGCCTCTTGATAGAAATCCCCTTGGAGACCCTTAACGGATTGTTCTTTGGTTTGCATGTGTGTTGGCAATGATAGTTGCGATGTTCAAAATTAGACTTTTATACTACCACTCGTTGCTTTCATATCAGCTGTACTTCTCAGCTTTCTGTTTGCCAGATAAACACGAATCAAAGCCTTTTTTACACGACGGGAGAGCAAGCAACAACC
This is a stretch of genomic DNA from Anopheles merus strain MAF chromosome 2R, AmerM5.1, whole genome shotgun sequence. It encodes these proteins:
- the LOC121588727 gene encoding protein-lysine N-methyltransferase EEF2KMT, with protein sequence MKPNDGLKPADEIDESPLKLVSKQFLCCTPIRLIRWHGLLEQELNWDEQAALLDATVDHPLVQCYPLSAEYQAAFLKYIIAQLSSMNTEHHDRLMEKYCAMLLPGTELPLDDPSIGLSYKHYELPHGQGVISLKESGAFVSEGTTGLCSWQAAKALCEHISNNRDDFHGRNILELGSGVGLSGIYLAKCYEPSIIVMSDCHSSVLSALKENVRLNFPNAAPVECDNPLVSLLLDSGNTLMGVMDLDWQYISASNLSQLIEPDVIVAADIVYDHTLFPALLSTLNYIFCLSHNRCKFVLACTERNQDTLNEFLQLLITAKFRINEETVSPSRHFHWDSSASNIRIFTISRAFS